A region of Xylocopa sonorina isolate GNS202 chromosome 13, iyXylSono1_principal, whole genome shotgun sequence DNA encodes the following proteins:
- the LOC143430210 gene encoding transmembrane protein 245 isoform X1, which yields MDSTRSPMDNLFNMLSGFSAGHENALKQGIYNAVALFLLCLISTAGYGLYIILRPFVKPLIWALLCGSVLFPFKYSLTNIVQSWFEKTEASHTPLIINLTMVPVQIVNKASDSLGSFLWKHVKYIIGIFALAMSALGVYHYTPTILSCLLWRICLIFNTIFGFFITTCNTLTITVILIGYLSILYIYWTPSNSIHFRYTSFVIWFMISLYVSNILGAYHTIVFITLQILYLVGFIYEVAIIMENQEVEDKHMTLMEALCFALTNNLSTSAQQDSLPPLKNKNSLEKISEENVDSETSSEHQEAKATSSLSMKLQKKSLSLDASNRAVMNKLRPSGYMALHDRYILRRLKTELRMSIDLENDNVDTDKYMYGALYACIGMLLWKHRWMIFILIVPIAFYIVKQLGNYFGVWKMIRNQWNVMIDIVRTWCIERHQALLPVNVRGLYKVVIIVDEKLTKALKASVDSVVTIAVIFGLLVFTACASIFITIQVYTEGIHLIQVTGEILNSSLMNNPDIDWLPEQWEDSVNSVLDNAYTYGRSAISDGIKGLVKDLDPIKAAQMEKKVLELWDRLYQAWMMSNEDPGLIGPTVDVTAAYSVWESFKENFEKTPLQLFNMTSIQNFVKENIGIFMSVLDSIWSIVKGNMSVILTIFTELFYIILMSGSAVLNFTLSMVVFFTTLFYLLSSSDKTYKPIELTTVFSPISCHSTLLIDGFAIALQEAVIGVFTATFKLASFFGMWTWFIHNLFQVKIVYLPSTFATILGALPFLDAYFACIPATLELWFTRGSLIAILFFMFHFLPCSIVVTEFYKEIKGGGHPYLTGLSIAGGIFCLGVEGAIFGPLLLCCIMVAINLSRRYLHSPSEEVIPTYTEIKR from the exons ATGGATAGTACGAGATCGCCTATGGATAACCTCTTTAATATGCTGTCAGGATTTAGTGCAGGTCACGAAAATGCCTTAAAACAAGGCATTTATAATGCTGTGGCGCTTTTTCTTTTGTGCCTAATCTCAACAGCCGGGTATGGATTGTACATTATATTGAGACCATTTGTAAAACCTTTAATTTGGGCGCTATTATGTGGTTCTGTTTTATTCCCTTTCAAATATTCATTGACTAACATTGTACAATCATGGTTCGAGAAAACAGAAGCATCTCACACGCCTTTAATCATAAACTTGACGATGGTCCCTGTACAAATAGTAAACAAAGCGTCTGACAGTTTGGGatcatttttatggaaacatgtTAAATATATTATTGGTATATTTGCATTGGCTATGTCAGCTTTAGGTGTATACCATTATACACCAACTATATTAAGTTGTTTGTTATGGAGAATATGCCTAATTTTTAATACCATTTTTGGATTTTTTATAACAACATGCAATACTCTTACG ATTACTGTTATTCTTATTGGATATTTgtctattttatatatttattggaCGCCAAGTAATTCAATCCATTTTCGTTATACCTCATTTGTAATATGGTTCATGATTAGTTTATATGTTTCTAACATATTAGGAGCTTATCATACTATTGTATTTATAACGTTACAAATACTATACTTAGTAGGCTTTATTTATGAGGTTGCTATTATTATGGAAAACCAAGAGGTAGAAGATAAACATATGACATTAATGGAGGCGTTATGTTTTGCATTAACAAATAATTTGTCTACAAGTGCACAGCAGGACTCATTGCCTCcattgaaaaataaaaattcgttAGAAAAAATCAGTGAAGAAAATGTAGATAGCGAGACAAGTAGTGAACATCAAGAAGCAAAAGCTACATCTAGTTTAAGTATGAAATTGCAGAAAAAATCATTGTCATTGGATGCAAGCAATAGAGCAGTAATGAATAAATTACGTCCTAGTGGCTATATGGCATTACACGATCGTTATATTTTAAGAAGACTGAAAACAGAATTACGAATGTCTATAGATCTGGAAAATGATAATGTTGATACTGATAAATATATGTATGGAGCATTATATGCTTGCATTGGTATGCTGCTTTGGAAGCACAGGTGGatgatatttattttaattgttccCATAGCTTTTTATATTGTTAAGCAACTGGGTAACTATTTTGGAGTATGGAAGATGATTAGAaaccaatggaatgtaatgatagatattgtaAGGACATGGTGTATTGAAAGACATCAAGCTCTCTTACCAGTTAATGTTAGAGGTTTATACAAAGTTGTGATAATAGTtgatgaaaaattaacaaaagcaTTGAAGGCTTCAGTTGATTCTGTGGTTACAATTGCTGTCATCTTTGGCCTACTTGTGTTTACCGCTTGCGCCTCTATTTTTATAACAATACAG gtTTACACAGAAGGTATACATCTTATTCAAGTTACTGGGGAAATACTTAATTCATCTTTAATGAATAATCCAGATATTGATTGGCTACCTGAACAGTGGGAAGATTCAGTAAATAGTGTCTTAGATAATGCTTATACATATGGACGAAGTGCCATTTCTGATGGA ATAAAAGGTTTGGTAAAAGATTTAGATCCTATTAAGGCTGCTCAAATGGAAAAGAAAGTTTTAGAACTATGGGATAGACTTTATCAGGCATGGATGATGTCTAATGAAGATCCAGGTTTAATAGGACCTACTGTAGATGTTACAGCTGCCTATTCAGTGTGGGAAAGCTTTAAAGAAAATTTCGAGAAAACACCTTTAC AATTGTTTAATATGACTAGCATACAAAATTTTGTGAAAGAAAATATCGGAATTTTCATGTCAGTGCTGGATTCCATTTGGAGTATAGTTAAAGGAAATATGTCTGTGATACTAACAATCTTTacggaattgttttatattatacTTATGAGTGGTTCGGCTGTACTTAACTTTACTCTTAGTATG GTGGTGTTTTTCACAACACTCTTTTACCTTCTAAGTTCTAGTGACAAAACTTATAAACCTATTGAGTTAACTACTGTATTTAGTCCTATCAGTTGCCACAG TACTCTCCTTATTGATGG ATTTGCCATAGCATTACAAGAGGCTGTAATTGGAGTATTTACTGCGACTTTTAAACTTGCTTCCTTTTTTGGCATGTGGACATGGTTTATACATAATCTATTTCAAGTAAAAATTGTCTACTTACCATCAACTTTTGCAACAATACTCGGAGCTTTACCATTTTTGGATGCATACTTTGCTTGTATCCCAGCTACTTTGGAACTCTGGTTCACCCGTGGATCTTTAATCGCTATTCTATTTTTTATGTTCCATTTTCTTCCTTGCAGTATTGTTGTAACTGAATTCTACAAAGAAATTAAAGG TGGTGGACATCCATATCTTACAGGTCTTTCCATAGCAGGTGGAATTTTTTGTTTAGGAGTAGAAGGGGCAATTTTTGGTCCGTTATTGCTATGCTGTATAATGGTAGCAATTAATTTAAGTCGGCGCTATCTGCATTCGCCTTCAGAAGAAGTTATACCCACGTATACAGAGATTAAACGCTGA
- the LOC143430210 gene encoding transmembrane protein 245 isoform X2: MDSTRSPMDNLFNMLSGFSAGHENALKQGIYNAVALFLLCLISTAGYGLYIILRPFVKPLIWALLCGSVLFPFKYSLTNIVQSWFEKTEASHTPLIINLTMVPVQIVNKASDSLGSFLWKHVKYIIGIFALAMSALGVYHYTPTILSCLLWRICLIFNTIFGFFITTCNTLTITVILIGYLSILYIYWTPSNSIHFRYTSFVIWFMISLYVSNILGAYHTIVFITLQILYLVGFIYEVAIIMENQEVEDKHMTLMEALCFALTNNLSTSAQQDSLPPLKNKNSLEKISEENVDSETSSEHQEAKATSSLSMKLQKKSLSLDASNRAVMNKLRPSGYMALHDRYILRRLKTELRMSIDLENDNVDTDKYMYGALYACIGMLLWKHRWMIFILIVPIAFYIVKQLGNYFGVWKMIRNQWNVMIDIVRTWCIERHQALLPVNVRGLYKVVIIVDEKLTKALKASVDSVVTIAVIFGLLVFTACASIFITIQVYTEGIHLIQVTGEILNSSLMNNPDIDWLPEQWEDSVNSVLDNAYTYGRSAISDGIKGLVKDLDPIKAAQMEKKVLELWDRLYQAWMMSNEDPGLIGPTVDVTAAYSVWESFKENFEKTPLQLFNMTSIQNFVKENIGIFMSVLDSIWSIVKGNMSVILTIFTELFYIILMSGSAVLNFTLSMVVFFTTLFYLLSSSDKTYKPIELTTVFSPISCHRFAIALQEAVIGVFTATFKLASFFGMWTWFIHNLFQVKIVYLPSTFATILGALPFLDAYFACIPATLELWFTRGSLIAILFFMFHFLPCSIVVTEFYKEIKGGGHPYLTGLSIAGGIFCLGVEGAIFGPLLLCCIMVAINLSRRYLHSPSEEVIPTYTEIKR, from the exons ATGGATAGTACGAGATCGCCTATGGATAACCTCTTTAATATGCTGTCAGGATTTAGTGCAGGTCACGAAAATGCCTTAAAACAAGGCATTTATAATGCTGTGGCGCTTTTTCTTTTGTGCCTAATCTCAACAGCCGGGTATGGATTGTACATTATATTGAGACCATTTGTAAAACCTTTAATTTGGGCGCTATTATGTGGTTCTGTTTTATTCCCTTTCAAATATTCATTGACTAACATTGTACAATCATGGTTCGAGAAAACAGAAGCATCTCACACGCCTTTAATCATAAACTTGACGATGGTCCCTGTACAAATAGTAAACAAAGCGTCTGACAGTTTGGGatcatttttatggaaacatgtTAAATATATTATTGGTATATTTGCATTGGCTATGTCAGCTTTAGGTGTATACCATTATACACCAACTATATTAAGTTGTTTGTTATGGAGAATATGCCTAATTTTTAATACCATTTTTGGATTTTTTATAACAACATGCAATACTCTTACG ATTACTGTTATTCTTATTGGATATTTgtctattttatatatttattggaCGCCAAGTAATTCAATCCATTTTCGTTATACCTCATTTGTAATATGGTTCATGATTAGTTTATATGTTTCTAACATATTAGGAGCTTATCATACTATTGTATTTATAACGTTACAAATACTATACTTAGTAGGCTTTATTTATGAGGTTGCTATTATTATGGAAAACCAAGAGGTAGAAGATAAACATATGACATTAATGGAGGCGTTATGTTTTGCATTAACAAATAATTTGTCTACAAGTGCACAGCAGGACTCATTGCCTCcattgaaaaataaaaattcgttAGAAAAAATCAGTGAAGAAAATGTAGATAGCGAGACAAGTAGTGAACATCAAGAAGCAAAAGCTACATCTAGTTTAAGTATGAAATTGCAGAAAAAATCATTGTCATTGGATGCAAGCAATAGAGCAGTAATGAATAAATTACGTCCTAGTGGCTATATGGCATTACACGATCGTTATATTTTAAGAAGACTGAAAACAGAATTACGAATGTCTATAGATCTGGAAAATGATAATGTTGATACTGATAAATATATGTATGGAGCATTATATGCTTGCATTGGTATGCTGCTTTGGAAGCACAGGTGGatgatatttattttaattgttccCATAGCTTTTTATATTGTTAAGCAACTGGGTAACTATTTTGGAGTATGGAAGATGATTAGAaaccaatggaatgtaatgatagatattgtaAGGACATGGTGTATTGAAAGACATCAAGCTCTCTTACCAGTTAATGTTAGAGGTTTATACAAAGTTGTGATAATAGTtgatgaaaaattaacaaaagcaTTGAAGGCTTCAGTTGATTCTGTGGTTACAATTGCTGTCATCTTTGGCCTACTTGTGTTTACCGCTTGCGCCTCTATTTTTATAACAATACAG gtTTACACAGAAGGTATACATCTTATTCAAGTTACTGGGGAAATACTTAATTCATCTTTAATGAATAATCCAGATATTGATTGGCTACCTGAACAGTGGGAAGATTCAGTAAATAGTGTCTTAGATAATGCTTATACATATGGACGAAGTGCCATTTCTGATGGA ATAAAAGGTTTGGTAAAAGATTTAGATCCTATTAAGGCTGCTCAAATGGAAAAGAAAGTTTTAGAACTATGGGATAGACTTTATCAGGCATGGATGATGTCTAATGAAGATCCAGGTTTAATAGGACCTACTGTAGATGTTACAGCTGCCTATTCAGTGTGGGAAAGCTTTAAAGAAAATTTCGAGAAAACACCTTTAC AATTGTTTAATATGACTAGCATACAAAATTTTGTGAAAGAAAATATCGGAATTTTCATGTCAGTGCTGGATTCCATTTGGAGTATAGTTAAAGGAAATATGTCTGTGATACTAACAATCTTTacggaattgttttatattatacTTATGAGTGGTTCGGCTGTACTTAACTTTACTCTTAGTATG GTGGTGTTTTTCACAACACTCTTTTACCTTCTAAGTTCTAGTGACAAAACTTATAAACCTATTGAGTTAACTACTGTATTTAGTCCTATCAGTTGCCACAG ATTTGCCATAGCATTACAAGAGGCTGTAATTGGAGTATTTACTGCGACTTTTAAACTTGCTTCCTTTTTTGGCATGTGGACATGGTTTATACATAATCTATTTCAAGTAAAAATTGTCTACTTACCATCAACTTTTGCAACAATACTCGGAGCTTTACCATTTTTGGATGCATACTTTGCTTGTATCCCAGCTACTTTGGAACTCTGGTTCACCCGTGGATCTTTAATCGCTATTCTATTTTTTATGTTCCATTTTCTTCCTTGCAGTATTGTTGTAACTGAATTCTACAAAGAAATTAAAGG TGGTGGACATCCATATCTTACAGGTCTTTCCATAGCAGGTGGAATTTTTTGTTTAGGAGTAGAAGGGGCAATTTTTGGTCCGTTATTGCTATGCTGTATAATGGTAGCAATTAATTTAAGTCGGCGCTATCTGCATTCGCCTTCAGAAGAAGTTATACCCACGTATACAGAGATTAAACGCTGA